A genomic window from Myotis daubentonii chromosome 4, mMyoDau2.1, whole genome shotgun sequence includes:
- the RHBDD2 gene encoding rhomboid domain-containing protein 2 isoform X3, protein MLGVSVVRSRMRRALVFGMVVPSVLVPWLLLCASWLIPQTSFLSNVCGLGVGLAYGLTYCYSFDISENIALKLDQKFPFSLMRRISIFKYISGSSAERRAARNRKLNPVPGSYPTQSSYPHLSPSPLVAQMQHASGQKLASWPACAPGHMPSLPPYQPASGLCYVQNHFGTAPSSCAYPGSVAVSLGVQPLIPLNCPATECSRALPTPETTDSKECSRILIP, encoded by the exons ATGCTGGGAGTCAGTGTTGTCCGCTCCCGGATGAGGAGGGCCCTGGTGTTCGGCATGGTTGTGCCCTCAGTCCTGGTGCCGTggctcctgctctgtgcctcctggCTCATTCCTCAGACCTCTTTTCTCAGTAATGTCTGTGGACTTGGAGTTGGGCTAGCAT ATGGCCTCACATACTGCTATTCCTTCGACATCTCAGAGAACATAGCATTGAAGCTTGACCAGAAGTTCCCTTTCAGCCTTATGAGGAGGATTTCGATATTCAAATACATCTCAGGTTCTTCAGCCGAAAGAAGAGCAGCCCGGAACCGGAA GCTGAACCCTGTGCCCGGCTCCTACCCCACACAGAGCAGCTACCCTCACCTGTCCCCAAGCCCCCTTGTTGCCCAGATGCAGCATGCCAGTGGCCAGAAACTAgcttcctggccagcctgtgctcctgggcacatgcccagcctgCCTCCCTACCAGCCTGCCTCCGGCCTGTGTTATGTGCAGAACCATTTTGGCACAGCCCCTAGCTCCTGTGCCTACCCAGGTTCCGTAGCGGTCTCCTTAGGGGTCCAGCCCCTcatccccctcaactgccctgcCACTGAATGTTCCAGGGCCCTGCCCACTCCAGAGACTACAGACTCCAAGGAATGCTCAAGGATCCTGATCCCTTGA